In a single window of the Alosa sapidissima isolate fAloSap1 chromosome 18, fAloSap1.pri, whole genome shotgun sequence genome:
- the LOC121690239 gene encoding uncharacterized protein LOC121690239, whose translation MKWCIICLLPLMALALASREYHYIADPKTWTEAQTYCREKYTDLATIRDKEEMQILNELSLFSGGAWIGLFNKLQNWPSKFTADKDKNSCLYFWIHGGIWTPCLCNLTVAFVCHDVNQYAPHGFNLTLDKKNWTEAQRECQQKHTRLATLRNQEEKDYLKSIIPSGHYGVHMDPYGDGWTWSDDSTPFFFNWLDPAQKHLNSSKRCVASLQTPGSQGRWETQSCTERLPFICYGSESLTTTSTPKPQGLQSVLLNVLVPVKRTQIVRVELQVNSSLNLNIPEVQEVLLHQIKVKLQENGLPADVKLSWIEQADGQIFHKKKDEKRKKEEEMSFEFHTDLLNAVLTGRADFKFISNETTWSNAQHYCREHHTDLASVRNLSENQRVQNLVPSGTDAWIGLFRDVWKWSDGNNSSYRYWKDNEPNNYGNREENCGNTWMPFNGKWNDFPCSSQRPFFCYIEPVMKRQIVRVELQVNSTLDLSNTVVHDKILNQIRMKLQENGLPPNTKLSWIKQPDGQIFHKKKDEKKRQSANKKRKSKDEF comes from the exons ATGAAGTGGTGCATCATTTGTCTGCTGCCTCTCATGG CTTTAGCACTGGCCTCTCGTGAGTACCACTATATCGCTGACCCCAAGACATGGACCGAAGCCCAGACCTACTGCAGAGAGAAGTACACTGACCTGGCCACCATCAGGGACAAAGAAGAGATGCAGATCTTAAATGAGCTCAGCCTTTTCAGTGGAGGTGCCTGGATAGGCCTGTTCAACAAACTGCAGAACTGGCCGAGTAAATTCACCGCCGATAAGGACAAAAACAGCTGTTTGTACTTCTGGATACACGGGGGTATTTGGACACCATGCCTTTGCAATTTGACGGTTGCCTTCGTCTGTCATGATG TGAATCAATATGCCCCCCATGGCTTCAACCTgactttggataaaaaaaatTGGACAGAAGCTCAGAGGGAGTGCCAACAGAAACACACCCGCCTGGCCACTCTCAGGAATCAAGAAGAGAAAGATTACCTGAAGAGCATCATACCATCTGGTCACTATGGCGTGCATATGGACCCATATGGGGATGGCTGGACATGGTCTGATGACAGCACGCCCTTCTTTTTCAACTGGTTGGACCCAGCGCAGAAGCACCTGAACTCCAGCAAGAGGTGTGTTGCGTCCCTGCAGACTCCTGGCAGTCAGGGTAGATGGGAGACACAGAGCTGCACTGAGAGACTCCCTTTCATCTGCTATGGATCAGAGAGCCTGACTACCACCAGCACCCCAAAGCCTCAAG GTCTACAGTCAGTACTCTTGAATGTTTTAGTGCCAGTGAAGAGAACACAGATCGTGAGAGTGGAGCTCCAAGTTAACTCCTCCCTGAACTTGAACATCCCTGAGGTTCAGGAAGTCCTCCTACATCAG ATCAAAGTGAAACTGCAGGAGAACGGGCTGCCAGCAGATGTCAAACTCAGCTGGATCGAGCAGGCAGATGGACAGATTTTCCACAAGAAGAAGgatgaaaagagaaagaaagaagaggagatgagTTTTGAATTTCA CACTGACTTACTAAATGCTGTTTTAACAGGGAGAGCTGATTTTAAGTTTATCAGCAATGAAACAACTTGGAGTAACGCTCAACATTACTGCAGAGAGCACCACACAGACCTGGCCAGTGTGAGGAACCTTAGTGAGAACCAAAGGGTTCAGAACTTGGTACCTTCAGGAACCGATGCATGGATTGGCCTGTTCAGAGATGTCTGGAAGTGGTCAGATGGAAATAACTCATCATACAGATATTGGAAAGATAATGAGCCAAATAATTATGGAAATCGAGAGGAGAACTGTGGCAATACCTGGATGCCTTTTAATGGCAAATGGAATGATTTTCCATGTTCCAGCCAACGGCCGTTTTTCTGTTATATTG AGCCAGTGATGAAGAGGCAGATTGTGAGAGTGGAGCTCCAAGTTAACTCCACCCTGGACTTGAGTAACACTGTGGTTCATGATAAAATCCTAAATCAG atcagaatgaaactGCAGGAGAATGGGCTGCCACCAAACACCAAACTGAGCTGGATAAAGCAGCCTGATGGACAGATTTTCCACAAGAAGAAGGATGAGAAGAAGAGACAGAGTGCAAATAAGAAGAGGAAGAGCAAAGATGAGTTTTGA